A window from Zingiber officinale cultivar Zhangliang chromosome 7A, Zo_v1.1, whole genome shotgun sequence encodes these proteins:
- the LOC121999494 gene encoding potassium channel AKT1-like: MEMRGKADEKFNMPIIFDEEPTDKEMTKYASQYSIFNDILPSLGGRNTHPVQLHKFIVSPYDKKYRTWESILFMLVLYTAWVSPFEFGFLQENNGPFRLADNIVNAFFFIDIVLTFFVAYLDEATYLLVDDPKPIAKRYLTSWFILDIVSTIPSEFMLKLLPPNLQSYGIFNMFRLWRLRRVSAMFARWEKDKSLSYFWIRCAKLVSVTIFAVHCGGCFFFLLAAKYPDPKNTWIGITTADFHEQSLWVNYVTSMYWSITTVATVGYGDLHPVNTWEKFFDFFFMLFSMGLDAYLIGNMTNLVVHGTTRTRKYRDTIQAASSFARRNQIPERLQEQMISHLSLKFRTDSEGLQQQETMDALPKAIRSSISHFLFFPLVQNVYLFQGVSPDMLFQLVSEMKGEYYPPREDVILQNEAPTDFYILATGTAELIDSRGGSEEIVRVVKKGDLVGELGVLCYRPQLFTVRTRSLCQLLRLNRTAFLSIVQANVGDGTVIANNLLQYFKRQGDDPWMQGLLREIESMLTRGRVDLPLTLSFAVVRDDDILLHQLLRRGLDPNESDNEGRTAMHIAASKGNEHCVKILLDYGADPNSRDCEGNVPLWEAILGKHERVAEILVENGGELSAGDMGRCACAAAAQNSVQLLEDMLRWGGDVVAAAENDGSTALHRAVCEGNVAVVEFLVRHGADVDRADAQGWTPRGLADQQGHEEIKALLDGAKGAGGPGAAKPPPPAGLRRFSSEPYIPKLNVGGGAAVVASAEQPRSPNYSNSLIGVVSAANFVVRQAQSRTPPVIESPPRQMGGSGGRRQHQANLARVTVSFPERGDAAKKLVALPKSMQELQEMASKKFAVKGKVKVTNKDGALVDDVKLIRDGDHLVVATDR, translated from the exons ATGGAGATGCGAGGGAAGGCGGATGAAAAGTTCAACATGCCGATCATATTCGACGAGGAGCCAACCGACAAGGAGATGACGAAATATGCTAGCCAATACAGTATCTTCAATGACATCCTTCCTTCACTTGGCGGTCGAAACACTCATCCAGTCCAGCTTCATAAATTTATCGTCTCTCCCTATGATAAAAAATATAG GACTTGGGAGAGCATCTTGTTTATGCTGGTGCTCTACACGGCGTGGGTTTCCCCCTTCGAGTTCGGCTTCCTCCAGGAGAACAACGGCCCCTTCCGGCTAGCCGACAACATCGTCAACGCTTTCTTCTTCATCGACATCGTCTTGACCTTCTTCGTTGCCTACCTCGACGAAGCCACCTATCTTCTAGTCGACGACCCAAAGCCGATCGCAAAGAGGTACCTGACCAGCTGGTTCATCCTCGACATTGTCTCCACCATCCCTTCTGAGTTCATGCTCAAATTGCTGCCTCCCAATCTCCAGTCTTACGGCATCTTCAACATGTTCCGCCTCTGGCGCCTCCGGCGAGTTAGTGCCATGTTTGCTCG ATGGGAAAAGGATAAAAGCTTGAGTTACTTTTGGATTCGATGCGCAAAGCTCGTCAGC GTTACAATCTTCGCCGTGCACTGCGGTGGTTGCTTCTTCTTTCTACTTGCGGCAAAGTACCCCGATCCGAAAAACACCTGGATCGGTATCACGACCGCAGATTTCCACGAACAGAGCTTGTGGGTCAATTATGTGACATCGATGTACTGGTCTATCACCACCGTGGCGACCGTTGGCTACGGCGACTTGCACCCCGTCAACACCTGGGAGAAGTTCTTCGACTTTTTCTTCATGCTCTTCAGCATGGGCTTAGACGCCTACTTGATCGGAAACATGACCAATTTGGTCGTTCACGGCACGACCAGAACCCGAAAATAT AGGGATACGATTCAAGCGGCGTCGAGTTTTGCTCGAAGAAATCAGATTCCAGAGAGGCTGCAGGAGCAGATGATCTCTCATCTCAGCTTGAAGTTCAGGACCGACTCCGAAGGGCTGCAGCAGCAGGAGACGATGGATGCTCTTCCGAAAGCCATCAGATCGAGCATTTCGCACTTCTTGTTCTTCCCCCTTGTCCAAAATGTCTACTTGTTTCAAGGGGTTTCTCCTGACATGCTATTTCAACTG GTCTCCGAGATGAAAGGCGAGTACTATCCTCCCCGAGAAGATGTGATCTTGCAGAACGAAGCGCCGACCGATTTCTATATCCTCGCAACCGGCACCGCGGAGCTGATCGATAGCCGAGGTGGATCAGAGGAG ATTGTTAGGGTGGTTAAGAAAGGTGATCTAGTCGGCGAGCTCGGAGTTCTCTGCTACCGTCCTCAGCTGTTCACGGTTCGGACGAGATCGCTGTGCCAGCTCCTTCGCCTGAACCGCACCGCCTTCCTCAGCATCGTTCAGGCGAACGTCGGGGACGGGACCGTGATCGCCAACAACCTGCTTCAGTATTTCAAGAGGCAAGGGGATGATCCATGGATGCAAGGGCTGCTGAGGGAAATAGAGAGCATGCTGACCCGAGGCAGAGTGGACCTGCCACTCACCCTCTCTTTCGCCGTCGTCAGAGACGACGATATCTTGCTGCATCAGCTACTGAGACGAGGTCTGGATCCGAATGAGTCGGACAACGAGGGGCGCACGGCCATG CATATCGCGGCGTCGAAGGGGAACGAGCATTGTGTCAAGATCTTGCTGGATTATGGTGCGGATCCGAACAGTAGAG ATTGCGAGGGGAATGTGCCGCTGTGGGAGGCGATCCTGGGGAAGCACGAGAGAGTGGCGGAGATTCTGGTGGAGAATGGCGGCGAGCTCTCGGCTGGTGATATGGGCCGCTGTGCCTGTGCGGCCGCGGCGCAGAATAGCGTGCAGCTGCTTGAGGATATGCTCCGGTGGGGAGGAGATGTTGTGGCTGCGGCCGAGAACGACGGCAGCACCGCTCTCCACCGTGCCGTCTGCGAGGGGAATGTTGCGGTGGTGGAGTTCCTGGTCCGGCACGGGGCTGATGTGGATAGGGCCGATGCTCAGGGGTGGACGCCGCGGGGGCTGGCCGACCAACAGGGCCACGAGGAAATCAAGGCACTGTTAGACGGCGCGAAGGGAGCCGGCGGTCCCGGCGCAGCCAAACCACCTCCTCCGGCTGGACTCCGGAGGTTTAGCAGCGAACCTTACATTCCAAAACTGAACGTCGGGGGTGGAGCAGCCGTCGTAGCTTCTGCCGAGCAGCCGCGGTCGCCTAACTACTCGAACTCGCTGATCGGGGTCGTGTCGGCTGCCAATTTCGTAGTCCGGCAGGCGCAGAGCAGGACGCCGCCGGTCATAGAAAGCCCTCCAAGGCAAATGGGAGGCAGTGGCGGAAGGCGGCAGCATCAGGCGAACTTAGCGCGGGTGACGGTGAGCTTCCCAGAGAGGGGCGACGCGGCGAAGAAGCTGGTGGCGCTGCCGAAGTCGATGCAGGAGCTACAAGAGATGGCGTCGAAGAAGTTCGCCGTAAAGGGCAAGGTGAAAGTAACGAACAAGGACGGGGCGCTGGTGGACGACGTGAAGCTGATACGAGACGGTGATCATCTCGTCGTCGCCACCGACAGATAA
- the LOC122001693 gene encoding protein ANTI-SILENCING 1-like, whose amino-acid sequence MDHFKGPNDVRKFCWGEKRGIGGAKRNIQFYGSFMIDGDTYSLYDSVYLLKEDECEPYIGKIVKIWEQPDHKKKVKILWFFRPNELENYLIDTPLEKEIFLATGEGVGLFNINPLEAIVGNCCVICTSKDERNAQPSDEDLKMADYIFYRTFDVQTCTISEKIDDKIVGVEAKFLLNRKGQ is encoded by the coding sequence ATGGATCACTTTAAGGGCCCTAACGATGTTCGTAAATTTTGTTGGGGCGAAAAAAGAGGAATTGGGGGTGCTAAGAGAAATATTCAATTTTATGGGTCATTTATGATCGATGGTGACACTTACTCATTGTATGACTCGGTATACCTCTTAAAGGAGGATGAGTGTGAGCCTTATATTGGGAAAATAGTtaagatatgggaacaaccagaCCACAAGAAGAAAGTGAAGATTTTATGGTTTTTCCGCCCAAATGAACTCGAGAACTATTTGATAGATACTCCGCTAGAGAAGGAAATATTTTTAGCCACCGGAGAAGGTGTCGGTCTTTTCAACATTAACCCATTGGAAGCCATTGTCGGCAACTGTTGTGTGATTTGCACTTCGAAAGACGAGAGGAATGCACAACCATCAGATGAAGACTTGAAAATGGCTGACTATATATTCTACCGCACTTTTGATGTTCAAACCTGCACGATATCTGAAAAGATTGACGATAAGATAGTTGGTGTAGAAGCAAAGTTTCTTCTAAATCGGAAAGGTCAGTAG